In Candidatus Binataceae bacterium, a single genomic region encodes these proteins:
- a CDS encoding inositol monophosphatase family protein: MTNEIEQVALRAARAAGRIHLKRLSRINVNRKSNSIDLVTEADQESEAAILDVIHRAFPTHAFLGEETGASRHQSDHRWIVDPLDGTTNFAHGYPQFCVSIAYEHKGRVQFGVVYDALKKETFSAHRGRGARLNGKPMRVSTCDFLSAALLETGFPYDRRERRRFYMCFWEAFMMRAQGVRRTGAAALDLCYVAAGRVDGFWEFGLKPWDVAAGALIVEESRGRVSNMDGTQLDLTAGNIVASNGKLHDQMIETIKEAKPEAERRHAAMLAEEAAAAQTDPPRMAARSN, encoded by the coding sequence GTGACCAACGAAATCGAACAGGTTGCATTGCGCGCAGCCCGCGCCGCCGGCCGGATTCATCTCAAACGCCTCAGCCGCATCAACGTCAATCGCAAGTCGAACTCGATCGACCTGGTCACGGAGGCCGACCAGGAATCCGAGGCTGCGATTCTCGACGTGATTCATCGCGCATTCCCGACCCACGCTTTTCTCGGCGAGGAGACCGGCGCGAGCCGCCACCAGAGCGACCATCGATGGATCGTCGATCCGCTCGACGGCACCACCAACTTCGCGCATGGCTATCCGCAGTTCTGCGTATCGATCGCCTACGAACACAAGGGCCGCGTGCAGTTCGGCGTGGTGTACGACGCGTTAAAAAAAGAAACCTTCAGTGCTCATCGCGGCCGCGGCGCCCGCCTTAACGGCAAACCGATGCGCGTGAGCACCTGCGATTTTCTTTCCGCCGCGCTGCTCGAGACAGGGTTTCCGTACGATCGCCGCGAGCGGCGCCGCTTTTACATGTGCTTCTGGGAAGCGTTCATGATGCGCGCGCAGGGCGTGCGGCGCACGGGAGCGGCGGCGCTCGATCTTTGCTACGTCGCGGCCGGACGCGTCGACGGCTTCTGGGAATTCGGTCTGAAGCCGTGGGACGTTGCAGCGGGCGCACTCATCGTCGAAGAATCACGCGGCCGCGTCTCGAACATGGATGGCACTCAACTCGATCTTACCGCTGGTAACATTGTCGCGAGCAACGGCAAGCTTCATGACCAGATGATCGAGACGATCAAAGAAGCGAAGCCGGAGGCTGAGCGCCGCCACGCCGCGATGCTCGCCGAAGAAGCGGCCGCCGCCCAAACCGATCCGCCGCGCATGGCCGCGCGCAGCAACTAA